One genomic region from Candidatus Eisenbacteria bacterium encodes:
- a CDS encoding ATP-dependent Clp protease ATP-binding subunit — MNDPETGPPEAAETEETPLSILSHISTDLSHLSHERRVSSLVPWKSEVTRLLETLQKRSNHNVLLHGPVGVGKRTMVLRLAELMAHGNVAPNLRAKHILEITLPSVMPYIQDPGDFERVLFHAIKEAVGREDVILYFNQLENFLGRTDGGFGGASALLEVASRQPQLQIIASISEWAYQRAVFEHPWIESNLVPIQVAEPSPDLARKILRLVRGKLERFHSIEITANAVDKAIDLSSYYLRSRVLPGKALEVLDEACAAEVVRARGERRKPRAVNAEVVGETVSRRLGIPMEKLYDRAGGYLIRLEESLSACIKGQCEVVRRVADVLRVAKVGLSSHPERPDGSFLFIGPSGVGKNQLARRLAIELYGNLDHLLHLDMAQFTGDDAAQKLLGTRGTPGVKGVLAALIERRPNAVFLVDGIEKANPKVGPILLQLLKEGRITDEEGRHISFAATTVVVIANSDNLFQEEEQKTVGFLESESTKTIEMQRRAIQQATESFFAADFLHAFDAVLYFDPLTPESVRAIAEIEIESIRERLARRGVSLVVDPKVVRLVAERGFSTRTGAHQLTRTVEDLVLRPVSLYLLENLEVKKIVLEADGETVRARSAPSRKKK, encoded by the coding sequence ATGAACGATCCGGAAACCGGACCGCCGGAGGCCGCGGAGACCGAAGAGACGCCTCTCTCGATCCTCTCCCACATCTCGACCGATCTCAGCCACCTCTCCCACGAGCGGCGCGTCAGCTCGCTTGTCCCCTGGAAGTCCGAGGTCACCCGTCTCCTCGAGACCCTCCAGAAACGCTCGAACCACAACGTGCTCCTCCACGGACCGGTGGGGGTCGGGAAGCGGACGATGGTTCTTCGGCTCGCCGAGCTGATGGCCCACGGCAACGTCGCGCCGAACCTTCGCGCGAAGCACATCCTCGAGATCACGCTGCCGAGCGTGATGCCGTACATTCAAGACCCGGGAGATTTCGAGCGGGTGCTCTTCCACGCGATCAAGGAGGCGGTGGGCCGCGAGGACGTGATCCTCTACTTCAACCAACTCGAGAACTTCCTCGGCCGAACGGACGGCGGGTTCGGGGGCGCCTCCGCTCTCCTCGAGGTCGCTTCGCGCCAGCCGCAGCTCCAGATCATCGCCTCGATCTCGGAGTGGGCCTACCAGAGGGCGGTCTTCGAGCACCCCTGGATCGAGTCGAACCTCGTCCCGATCCAGGTGGCGGAACCTTCTCCCGACCTCGCGCGGAAGATCCTCCGCCTCGTGCGCGGGAAGCTCGAGCGGTTCCACTCGATCGAGATCACGGCGAACGCGGTGGACAAGGCGATCGACCTTTCGAGTTACTATCTTCGCTCGCGCGTGCTCCCCGGGAAGGCGCTCGAGGTCCTCGACGAGGCGTGCGCCGCCGAGGTCGTGCGCGCGCGGGGCGAGAGACGAAAGCCGCGCGCGGTGAACGCGGAGGTCGTCGGGGAGACCGTGAGCCGCCGCCTCGGCATCCCGATGGAGAAGCTCTACGACCGGGCGGGGGGCTATCTCATCCGCCTCGAGGAGAGCCTCTCTGCGTGCATCAAGGGGCAGTGCGAGGTCGTGCGCCGCGTGGCGGACGTTCTCCGCGTGGCGAAGGTCGGGCTCTCCTCCCACCCGGAACGACCGGACGGCTCGTTCCTCTTCATCGGCCCCTCAGGGGTCGGAAAGAACCAGCTCGCCCGGCGCCTCGCGATCGAGCTGTACGGGAACCTCGACCATCTTCTCCACCTCGACATGGCGCAGTTCACCGGGGACGACGCGGCGCAGAAGCTCCTCGGGACGCGCGGGACGCCCGGCGTGAAGGGGGTCCTCGCGGCGCTCATCGAGCGGCGGCCCAACGCGGTCTTCCTCGTCGACGGGATCGAGAAGGCGAACCCGAAGGTCGGACCGATCCTCCTCCAGCTCCTCAAGGAAGGGAGGATCACCGACGAGGAGGGGCGCCACATCTCGTTCGCCGCGACGACGGTGGTGGTGATCGCGAACTCGGACAACCTCTTTCAGGAGGAAGAGCAGAAGACGGTCGGGTTTCTCGAGAGCGAGAGCACGAAGACGATCGAGATGCAGCGCCGCGCGATTCAGCAGGCGACGGAGAGTTTCTTCGCCGCCGACTTTCTCCACGCGTTCGACGCGGTCCTCTACTTCGACCCCCTCACCCCCGAGTCGGTGCGCGCGATCGCCGAGATCGAGATCGAATCGATCCGCGAGCGCCTCGCGCGGCGCGGGGTCTCGCTTGTCGTGGACCCCAAGGTGGTCCGCCTCGTCGCCGAGCGGGGGTTCAGCACGCGCACCGGCGCGCACCAGCTCACCCGAACGGTCGAGGACCTCGTCCTCCGCCCCGTTTCCCTCTATCTGCTCGAGAACCTTGAGGTGAAAAAGATCGTCCTGGAGGCGGACGGGGAGACCGTGCGCGCGCGGAGCGCCCCCTCGCGGAAGAAGAAATAG
- a CDS encoding TlpA family protein disulfide reductase, which yields MAERFASEGLVLFSVSYDDSAAHVERFFREKGFSYSVVMDDREKGATGKPYQVGAIPTLFFIDREGKIVEKIVGYEPAEAAKLEARVAALLTR from the coding sequence CTGGCCGAACGATTCGCCTCCGAAGGGCTCGTTCTCTTCTCGGTGAGCTACGACGACTCCGCCGCGCATGTGGAACGCTTCTTCCGCGAAAAGGGCTTCTCCTATTCGGTCGTGATGGACGATCGGGAGAAGGGAGCGACGGGAAAGCCGTATCAGGTCGGGGCGATCCCGACCCTCTTCTTCATCGATCGGGAGGGGAAGATCGTCGAGAAGATCGTCGGGTACGAGCCGGCCGAGGCGGCGAAGCTCGAGGCGCGGGTCGCCGCCCTTCTGACAAGGTGA
- a CDS encoding tetratricopeptide repeat protein: MRMRRRTAASALLVLLALPLAGCAPSVFVRRGQDAEEERPIENAAVLLFRKQVAGCPPHLDELATDAFSLELKKYFPALVDRYQVAAFLRARGIPEAEATAPHVLRAIGEELGADGLFVGTVTGYGETRSFLGWNERPHFFMECRLLSTREGRVLLAGRASITESVPLPVEDTKQMAVYGVRSLIARMRLDERLGPPVLTREDPAWRRAMRAYERRRFWEAAEAFGAIVAGFRPGDLREEARLYQARSLEELGFEETARAVYEGMRAGPFAAAALVRLAERALRAGEGETVLRLADEIAARFPGSPEEGAARYLGGSALARAGRTREAIALFAAVPEESAWRRFARYALAEAHLRAGDESAARAALEEAGAPGGGTESERRLRGRALLALGDLHHRAGRLEEADACFARVEGEEEARASLARGWVAAERDRFGEAIELLAAARVSEDPRLAAEALLLDGSCRARLGLWSEAAAVFREALAACAAWEAAGARGADLARERGEALRELSQEIKAHEGAVLGLLPAGDAGGESALRALRRRHETLTLRVERIEASVPRAGDPESETAARAAIRERADFSLAQALFESGRGETRETAALGGAGGNR, from the coding sequence ATGCGCATGCGACGGCGGACCGCGGCGTCCGCTCTCCTCGTTCTCCTCGCGCTTCCCCTCGCGGGATGCGCTCCGTCGGTCTTTGTCCGGCGGGGACAGGACGCCGAGGAGGAGCGCCCGATCGAGAACGCCGCGGTTCTTCTCTTTCGAAAACAGGTTGCGGGATGTCCTCCGCATCTCGACGAGCTCGCCACCGACGCGTTCAGTTTAGAGCTAAAGAAATACTTCCCCGCTCTCGTCGACCGCTATCAGGTGGCGGCGTTCCTTCGCGCGCGCGGCATTCCGGAAGCCGAGGCGACCGCGCCGCACGTTCTGCGGGCGATCGGAGAGGAGCTCGGGGCGGACGGCCTCTTCGTGGGGACGGTCACCGGGTACGGCGAGACGCGAAGCTTCCTCGGATGGAACGAGCGTCCCCACTTCTTCATGGAGTGTCGTCTTCTTTCGACGAGGGAAGGGCGGGTTCTGCTCGCGGGACGGGCGTCGATCACCGAGAGCGTTCCCCTTCCGGTCGAGGACACGAAGCAGATGGCGGTCTACGGCGTGCGGAGCCTGATCGCCCGCATGCGGCTCGACGAGCGCCTCGGGCCTCCGGTCCTGACGCGGGAAGACCCGGCCTGGAGACGCGCGATGCGGGCGTACGAGCGCCGCCGGTTCTGGGAGGCGGCGGAGGCGTTCGGCGCGATCGTCGCCGGCTTCCGGCCGGGGGACCTTCGCGAGGAGGCGCGCCTTTACCAGGCGCGCTCCCTCGAGGAGCTCGGCTTCGAGGAGACGGCGCGCGCGGTCTACGAGGGGATGCGCGCGGGCCCCTTCGCTGCCGCGGCGCTCGTCCGCCTCGCCGAGCGGGCCCTTCGAGCGGGGGAGGGGGAGACCGTTCTCCGTCTCGCCGACGAGATCGCGGCGCGCTTTCCCGGCTCGCCCGAGGAAGGAGCCGCCCGCTATCTCGGCGGGTCCGCGCTCGCGCGCGCCGGACGAACCCGCGAGGCGATCGCCTTGTTCGCGGCGGTGCCGGAAGAGAGCGCGTGGCGCCGCTTCGCACGGTACGCGCTCGCCGAGGCGCATCTTCGCGCGGGGGACGAGAGCGCCGCCCGCGCGGCGCTCGAGGAGGCGGGGGCGCCGGGCGGGGGAACCGAATCGGAACGCCGCCTGAGGGGCCGTGCGCTTCTCGCGCTCGGGGATCTTCATCATCGGGCGGGGCGGCTTGAGGAGGCGGACGCCTGCTTCGCCCGCGTGGAAGGCGAGGAGGAGGCCCGCGCCTCCCTCGCGCGCGGGTGGGTCGCCGCCGAGCGGGACCGTTTCGGGGAGGCGATCGAGCTCCTCGCGGCGGCTCGGGTCTCGGAGGACCCGCGTCTCGCCGCCGAGGCGCTTCTTCTCGACGGCTCGTGCCGGGCGCGCCTCGGGCTCTGGAGCGAGGCGGCGGCCGTCTTTCGGGAGGCGCTCGCGGCGTGCGCCGCCTGGGAAGCGGCGGGGGCGCGCGGGGCGGACCTCGCCCGCGAGCGCGGGGAGGCACTTCGGGAGCTTTCCCAGGAGATCAAGGCGCACGAGGGGGCGGTCCTCGGTCTTCTCCCCGCGGGGGACGCGGGCGGGGAGAGCGCTCTGCGGGCCCTTCGAAGACGACACGAGACGCTCACCCTCCGCGTGGAGCGGATCGAGGCGAGCGTACCGCGCGCCGGGGATCCGGAGAGCGAGACGGCCGCCCGGGCGGCGATTCGGGAGAGGGCCGACTTCTCGCTCGCCCAGGCGCTCTTCGAGAGCGGCCGGGGGGAGACCCGGGAAACGGCGGCGCTCGGCGGCGCGGGAGGAAACCGATGA
- a CDS encoding YegS/Rv2252/BmrU family lipid kinase: MSVLVLVNPRAGTRRDRLMISERIVSLLAPEDVAIEVPGSREALRARAERAAASGARLVVAVGGDGTIREVASALQGTETALGILPLGSGNGLARGLGIGVSARRALRVLAEGKDRAIDVGYLNGEPFFNVSGIGFDAVVGEEFNRGPFRGLLPYFGIAARESLQYRRAEVSLRLPDREIIARVFLVTVANLNQFGAGAIIAPGADPSDGLLDIVVVRKLSAFELLLYAPKLFDGSVRELSNLETLRSASFRIVRSESGPVHLDGEPFRFGHVLDYSIRPRALRVRVPA, translated from the coding sequence GTGAGCGTCCTTGTTCTCGTCAACCCGCGGGCGGGGACCCGCCGCGATCGGCTCATGATCTCGGAGCGGATCGTCTCTCTCCTCGCGCCCGAGGACGTGGCCATCGAGGTGCCCGGGAGCCGGGAGGCGCTTCGCGCGCGCGCGGAGCGGGCCGCCGCTTCGGGCGCTAGGCTCGTCGTGGCGGTCGGAGGGGACGGCACGATCCGAGAGGTCGCCTCCGCGCTTCAGGGGACCGAGACCGCGCTCGGCATCCTTCCGCTCGGGTCGGGGAACGGGCTCGCGCGAGGGCTCGGGATCGGGGTCTCGGCGAGGCGGGCGCTCCGCGTGCTGGCCGAGGGGAAGGACCGCGCGATCGACGTCGGGTACCTGAACGGCGAGCCGTTCTTCAACGTCTCCGGGATCGGCTTCGACGCGGTGGTCGGGGAAGAGTTCAACCGGGGACCGTTTCGGGGGCTTCTCCCGTACTTCGGGATCGCCGCCAGGGAGTCGCTCCAGTACCGACGGGCCGAGGTGAGCCTCCGTCTCCCCGACCGCGAGATCATCGCGCGGGTCTTCCTCGTCACCGTCGCCAACCTGAACCAGTTCGGAGCGGGGGCCATCATCGCGCCGGGCGCGGACCCCTCGGACGGGCTTCTCGATATCGTGGTCGTGCGGAAGCTCTCCGCCTTCGAGCTTCTCCTCTACGCGCCGAAGCTCTTCGACGGATCGGTCCGGGAGCTCTCGAACCTGGAGACCTTGCGGAGCGCTTCCTTCCGGATCGTCCGATCGGAGAGCGGTCCCGTGCACCTCGACGGCGAGCCGTTCCGGTTCGGGCACGTGCTCGACTACTCGATCCGGCCGCGGGCGCTTCGCGTGCGGGTCCCGGCGTGA